In Pseudomonadota bacterium, the DNA window CCTTTCGGTCTCTCCCGCCGATCTCATCATGAAACGCATCCGCATCTTGGGCAGCCAGCAGAACCGGCGCGATTATCTCTATGAGGCCTTGGATTTCGTGGCGCAAGGCAAGGTGAAGGTGATGACCGAGACCTACCCCTTCGACCAAGTGCAGCAGGCCTATGAGCGGGTCGAACAGGGCAAGGCGAGGTTTCGAGCGGTGCTGACTTTTTAAAACACCATTCCATGTAGCGGGCCTGGCCCTTTTGAGAAAGCGGGCCAGACTTGGGAAAGATACGCGCAGCAGAGAAAATAAGAGGATCGCGGTGACCTTGCCCGCCTCGGATGCTCCGGGAGAATCCGATATCCTGGGGCCGAGCGAGGCGTTCCGTCATGCGATGGACTATTACTCGCACACGCAGAACGCGCGTGCGATGCTTGAAAGACTGGCCTCCGCCGAGCCGACAACGCTTGCGTGCATGCATGGCAGCATGGCAGCGTGACGGGGCGAAGCTTTTTGCGGCGCTTGCCGATGTGCTGTCGCCATAATCCCATGCCCAACGTCTCGTTCGAGAGGGGCGCGCCAAAAGCGGCGCGCCCCCTCAACTCAAACGTTTAGGCTGCAGCAATCTCAAGGCCGCTATATGAAGTTGCCAATTCCCTACGGTGCCTCGTGAATTCTTCGGCCTGCCGGAATCATTTAATCCTTTTGATCTATTTTCTCTAAACTAGTAGACGTAGAGGTTCGTGATCTCGATGAGATAACCCAGATGACCATAACCATTCGTTCCATTGCCAATACGGATATCGAAGCCTGCGGGCGCATCGTCTATGAGACTTTTAAGCGCTTTCATGATCGGCATCAGTTTCCCCGTGATTTCCAAACCCTCGAAGATGCCGTGCAGCTGACCGGTCTATTCGTCGATCGTCCGGCCATCTTCGGTGTCGTGGCGGAGATAGACGGGCGGATCGTCGGCTCCAACTTCCTTGATGAGCGAAACCTCATCCGAGGGATTGGACCGATCACCGTTGCACCTGATGTTCAAGAGCGTGGTGTCGGGCGCCAACTGATGGAGGCGGTCATCGAGCGGGAAAGAGAACCAGCCGGCATCCGCCTTGTGCAAGACGCCTTCAACATGTGTTCTCTCTCGCTCTATGCCTCCCTCGAGTTTGAAGTGAAGGAACCGCTCGCGTTGGTGCAGGGTAAGCCCAAAGGGAAAGCCCCGGCGGGCGTCGAGGTGCGGCTACTCCGGAGCGAAGACCTAGGGGAGTGCGCCTCCCTCTGTATTCGGGTACACGGATTCGACCGCGTGAACGAACTGCGGGACGCCTGTGAGCTCTTTTCACCAGTTGTTGCCCTGCGCGAAGGCCGGATTACTGCGTACGCCTCAGCGCCATTCTACTGGAAACTGAACCATGGCGTGGCGGAGACAGAAGAAGACATGCGGGCGCTAATTATGGGTGCCGGAACGGTGATCAAAGAGCCGCTCGCGATGCTCGTGCCAGTGCGGCAGGCAAGCTTTTTTCGGTGGTGTCTGCGCGAGGGATTGCGGGTCCTCAAACCAATGACGCTGATGGCGATAGGCATGTACCAAGAGCCGAATGGGTGCTATTTCCCTTCAGTCTTGTACTAAAAAGCACACTCGATCCTTTGTTAGAGTCCAGTAATAACTTGGTGGAGGGCCTAACAAGTCGCTCAACCCGACGGCTCGATAGCATGGCTCAAGAATCTTTCCTCCGGTTCGGGCTGTGGGACTTCCGCTCGCCGCCGGACACGTTTGTGATAAAAATGAACCACAACTTATGGCTGAAGTTGCAACTGGACAGATCCCGTTCTTGTAAACGAAAGGAGAGACGCACATGATCTACCTGAAAGCATTCGTCGCCGGCTTTGCTTCCACGCTGGCGTTTCACCAAGGCTTGCTGTGGCTGCTGTACACGGGAGGATTTTCACGGCGAGTACCTTGGAACATGACGCCGGTCCCGCCGCTCAATGCACCTGCAGTGATTTCGCTGGCATTCTGGGGTGGCGTGTGGGGCATCGCGTTGTGGGCTCTGATCCGCGCTTCGCGCGGCGGCGCCTATTGGACGAAGGCGCTCGTGATCGGTGCCCTGGGTCCGAGTCTCGTCGCGTGGTTCGTAGTAATGCCGATAAAGGGCATGGGCCTCGCTGGCGGCTGGGACCCGAAAATCATCGTCAGCGCACTGCTGCTGAACGGCGCTTGGGGACTCGGCGTGGCGCTGCTGATGCGGCTACTGAACCGAGTCAGTGTTCCATAAAGAAATGACAACGCAGGAGAAGCACGTGGGTAAGTTTGAAGGAAAAA includes these proteins:
- a CDS encoding GNAT family N-acetyltransferase, with the translated sequence MTITIRSIANTDIEACGRIVYETFKRFHDRHQFPRDFQTLEDAVQLTGLFVDRPAIFGVVAEIDGRIVGSNFLDERNLIRGIGPITVAPDVQERGVGRQLMEAVIEREREPAGIRLVQDAFNMCSLSLYASLEFEVKEPLALVQGKPKGKAPAGVEVRLLRSEDLGECASLCIRVHGFDRVNELRDACELFSPVVALREGRITAYASAPFYWKLNHGVAETEEDMRALIMGAGTVIKEPLAMLVPVRQASFFRWCLREGLRVLKPMTLMAIGMYQEPNGCYFPSVLY